The following coding sequences are from one Odontesthes bonariensis isolate fOdoBon6 chromosome 10, fOdoBon6.hap1, whole genome shotgun sequence window:
- the LOC142390227 gene encoding transcription factor HES-2-like, with amino-acid sequence MSPNITTEANQPLPARSTVAQRKQANELRKTLKPLLEKRRRARINDSLNHLKSLILPLVGKDNARYSKLEKADILEMTVRFLRDLPSSPVKDSADSYREGYKACLQRVSALLPKTSLDQDACQRVHDFVQQSMSTNVTPTCLNCCAQSSRTLPQIQQRLLSLKSCFSSRQESQSRSVGAVAPSRAQSGSQPVSAAMWRPW; translated from the exons ATGAGTCCCAACATCACGACAGAGGCCAACCAGCCTCTCCCTGCGCGGTCCACCGTGGCCCAGAGAAAACAAGCCAACGAACTCAGAAAG ACTCTGAAACCCTTGCTGGAGAAGAGAAGACGTGCTCGCATCAATGACAGCCTCAATCATTTGAAGAGCCTGATTCTGCCCCTTGTTGGGAAAGACAACGCACGCTACTCTAAGCTGGAGAAAGCTGATATTCTGGAAATGACTGTCCGCTTCCTCAGAGATCTCCCTTCCAGCCCAGTCAAAG ACTCCGCAGACAGTTACAGAGAAGGTTACAAAGCCTGCCTGCAGCGCGTCTCCGCTTTGCTTCCCAAAACTAGCCTGGACCAAGACGCGTGCCAGCGGGTGCACGATTTCGTCCAGCAGTCCATGTCCACCAATGTCACACCAACCTGCCTAAACTGCTGCGCCCAGAGCTCCAGGACTCTCCCTCAGATCCAACAGAGACTCCTGAGCCTCAAATCGTGCTTCAGCTCCAGACAGGAGAGCCAGTCCCGCAGCGTCGGCGCAGTGGCTCCCAGCCGAGCGCAGTCAGGCTCGCAGCCGGTTAGCGCTGCTATGTGGAGACCTTGGTAG